A stretch of DNA from Lycium ferocissimum isolate CSIRO_LF1 chromosome 4, AGI_CSIRO_Lferr_CH_V1, whole genome shotgun sequence:
ggtacttttgtgcctttttttggggggataTTTTGATTCAATGTGTCTTTTATTTGGCCATTTTGGTTCCGGATTCGTACAACATGGATGGGGAAAAATTTGTGTCTTCTCCGATGCGAATGGTGTTGTggatattttgaagaaaaatgtgaCGGCTACTTGGGACGTGGATCTAACTTATAAAGATATTTGAAACATGGCTTTTTGTCTCGATCGTGTTGTGTTTTTCCATATTCCTAGAAGGAAAGGTGATTGCCCGCCCAAAATTTTATGAGTTGGGCTCAAGATAATTTCACATTGAGCTGATTTTAGCTCAATCCAACATAACCCATTTTAAAGTGATCTCCAACTTAGCTCAAAACTAGCCCAATTCTAATTCGTTTTtaagatttacttaaatttgggtTTATTGCTTGAGTTTActctatttttttatgtatacactTTTCTTGTATATGTATCTTATAAGTTTGTAGTGTGCTTAATATGAAGGGAAATAGTTTtcacgaaaaatattttcctcaaaaatatttttgaaaaatctgTGCAAATATTTTTCGCGAAAAtgtatttctagaaaatattttccacgaaaatgtttttccagaaaatagacccttaaaaaaaaattgggtcaaGTTGGGcggatcataacccaacccatttcagcccaagtaacttttgggTCAATGTTAGTCCAATCCATTTATCAATTCTAATCACTTTAATTGGTGATTTAGTACCAACCCTACGCCCCATTTGACACCACTACTAGAAGGTGCAATGTGGTTGCTCATAATTTAGCTAAGTTTGCAATTTCTTTGTTGCAAGAACTTTCTTGGGACGAATATTTTCAAGTTGGATCATAAATGGTGATGTACGTTCCTTTGGACATGATTATGTCCTTGTTGAAAAATTTCTTCTAAGTTGTAACATAGAATAAATGAAGCATCCTAGTAAGTACTCAAACAAACCCACGTGTTTCAACGGTTCACTCCCAAGTCAAATGATGTTGGTTGGTAGTTGGTACATTGAATTTAACTCATGACCGACCAGATATTATTGATTCTTTCACATTGTCGcaattatttttaaactttatgtattattgaattaatatatatttatattattatgtcGTTATAGATAATTATAAgtaatatttaaatatatactTTAAGCAATTAACCTAATATtgtaatgcaaaaaaaaaaaattctaaattaTCATAAGCAatataaattcttattttattgaCTGGAGAATGAGAAATGACAATTACATGACGTACTGATAAGTAACGTCACTGACTCTTTTTTTATTCATGTTCTTGTTGACCCCAACAGAAAACAGTGGCCTTGTGGAGTCTATAAAAGAAGTTATATAATAAATAATTCAATTGTGGGAACTAAAGTAGTTCTTGACTATTTGCAatattcttttcatttcttgaaATAGGGCAGAAAATAAAGTTACAAAGAAACACTTGGAGAAAAGTTTCTAAAAATCGAAGGTTGCCGGAGGTCTAGTTCAGCTTCTGCAGGTCCAAAAATGGAAAGGAAGTATGTGGAGAAGAATAGAAGGAATCATATGAAGAATCTCTATAATCATCTTAATTCCTTGCTTCCTTCTCATGTCTCTAAGGTTTGTCCTTTTTTCATGATTTGAAGTCTATTTCTTGTTCATGTTTTCGTATTAAATATTAGATTCAGGTTAAACCCGCAAGTGTAAGCTATTTCCGCCACTATTTTAAAATTCATAACCGCTACTATAAATctaatctctctctctcctcactTCGCCACCTAACTCCCTACGAATTAGTGGCTAATAGCTAGTTGAAAAATCACGAAAATTTCAATAACACTAAATTTTGAACTTATAATTCTAAAAGTTACAGACATAAAAATTGAACCCACTATAATTCATGATCCACCTCTGGTTTGGATCACTCTTACGTCATCATCCAACTCTTATGAGTGAGATcatcctcttctttcttttttgataacTATGGTGTCTGGACGTACTAGCTTGTGGTGACATCGACTAATTTGATATGTTACATGTTACCTCTCACCAGCACAAATACTGAATATAACTCTATCAACCAAATCTTGAATAGTTGGTTGGAAAGAAATTACTAGTGTTTTGGTATCTCTCCTTCTAATCACATGCAATAGCATCTTAATACATCATTTGTATTGAATGTTGCAGGAAACAATGGCATTGCCTGATCAAATAGATGCTGCAGAGAAGTACATAAAAAGCTTAGAAATGAAATTAGAGAAGAACAAGATGTACTTGGAAGAATTAAAGATGAGTAGTAGTAGAAAAAGGCCCAAATCATTCAATTCAACTAATGAGCCCAACCCAAGTACCAAGTCAACCCCTCAGATCCAAGTCCATGAAATGGGCCCAAACATGGTCGTGGTTTTAATAACTAGCCTTGACAATTTAGCCACTTTTTATAACATCATTCGGTTATTCCATGAGGAAGGCGTTGAAGTTGTGTATGCCAGCTTTTCACTCAATGGGAACTCTATGCTGCAGATTTCTCATGAAACTAAGGTCAGTATACATGAATTATTGGGGTGTATATGGTATAATCTAAAATATTTTCTGCAAAATGTTCTCCGAAAAATAAGTCAGATCACCAGataatatttttcagaaaaaacgTGTTTCACCAAAAAGGAAATTGAGTCCTTTCCACTTTTGGACGAAAATTACTTTTCTTTACAATTCTCAACTAATTTTAACTCATTGCTTTAACCAAAAACTAACATTGTTGTTAGTCTTTAATACTCAATATTTCATCCAGACAATATGGTTGGCTAATATTATTGTCAAtcttagtaattttttttttttttgaaataaatattttcccCTCTTCAACCAAACACCGGAAGACATTTATCCCAAACATATGTCACTTTCGAGAAATAAATATTGGAATTTGACTTTCGTCATATCACATTCcaagtgtaaaattaaggatTCGGTATTAAAGATAACCTCAAAAAAATGGATATGAACAAGCAATTCTTTTGCataatgagtaaaaaaaaaaaaaaaaaaaaaaaaaaaagcatgacAATTTgctactttttttgtttttgtgtgtAGATCAACAGGAGCTCAACAGTGGAATCTAAAACTACAACTCTGAGTGAAAAGCTTAAGGAGTTGATTTATGTATCATCTCATGGCAATGAAATGGAATCCCAATTACATTTATGGGACTATATACTTGAATCTGAACTGTTAGGATTTGATGATGTAGAGTTTTTACCAATACCAAGTCAAAATTCAAACTTTTATAGTTATATGCAGAATGTTTAAGAAATTCCAAGTTCCTCGTAAAGTTGAAGTAGCTTCTCTTATTCAAGTTAGCGTTATATGGAGCGTAAATTTCAAGGTGTTCAAACTTTGtaaagtaaataaaattatcATCAGATTATTGGGTGCACCGAAAATTTTGAATCAATCGATGTAATACTTTTTAGCTAAATCGTAAAAACACTTATAATTGATCTAGCTTCTTTTATTCAACTATTCAAGACGGAAAAAATTCAGCTCCTAAGTTTAGTATCTTGATTTTCTTAGCTCTCTTTCAACTGTAGCTTTGTTTGTTCTGAAAGGCTTTTTTGGGGCTTAGGTATAGGCCGTGGTTTCGTGAGACGCTTATGCCTCAAGCTACGGGTGTCAATGGTTTTTCAAAAATCGATTGAACTGACCGAATCATATTATTTCGAACCGattttttggttctttttaataaaaccgaaggtttcaatataaatttataattgtATCGAATAATTAGGGtggttttccttttttataaaaaatatcgaAAAATTACCAAACCGACCGAATAaatatacatgaagaaaatatattttatgtatcaAAATTTATGATATATAGCATTAAATATTTTATCCTTAGACCTTGCCTTGGGAAGAATTTAAATGGAGAGGGTTATAATGAAAAATTAAACCTACTCTACCCTCTTGAAATAAAATGCATAAGGTTTAGAACATTAAtaaacaacaatatcatcaactactcttgaaaaaggaaaatttgtttTCTCCTCCTCGTCTTTTTATTCACactatatttttttctaaattttttaagtTACTTATTCCAATTAGTAATGATAGCATCTACATATAACTCTTGCAAATTCTTGAACTAAAAATTTAATAGAATTACCGTTTCCCATTGTACTAGAACTTATAAGGGAATTAATTTATGTAGTTTTagttttcaataattttttaataaaaatattcctTAAACACCAATTAATTTGTCTTGATACAATCATTGGCTTGATGCCTAACTAGTATTTATTTTATAGTGTAGTGTGTTTCCTTATAAGTTATACGAATATGTCGTCATATTTGTGAGATTCATCAATAATGTTAGTGTATTTTCAGTTTGTTTCTTCCATCACTTTACAATTCTTAACTTCTACTTTCTTTTGTATTGTATTAgttgattttttgaaaaataccgAAAATTAAGCGAACCGTATGGCCGAAAAAAAACCGATATGATTGAGGCGGTtataaaaagtttaattttggttataTATATTAGAGTAACCAAAAAATTGGCAGTATATTTTTTGCGTAAAAAATTCGAACTgaaccattgacacccctaacTCAAGCGTCCACCATGTTCTTTAAGCATACTTAAAGTTCAGCATTGCTTAACAATTCCTTATTGTCAGAatttttgtatgtgttgtgaatagaATGAGAATTAATTTTAGCTCTTAAAAGAATCGTTCTTATAAAGTtgcaagataaatccaaagtaGCCACACACAAAGGTGTAAAAAAGGAAAactctcaataataataatatttgtcTCTAATTTCTTCTAAATAGGGGTCTAACTCTATTAATATCATAATTAGTTTTAATCCGCTAAATTTGAATATTAAGATCAATTAAGATTCTTATCACTTAATCTTGAAATTTGGAGATTGTATTTTCGCTTCctcattattttcttatttttattcaaGTAATCTGATTTTTATCAAGTGGAATATTTGAAAAGATTAATTCTTCAAAGGAACTTCGTTCCACATTGGAAGAGGAACACATATTTTGggtttaatattttgaattttctcctttttctgcAATAGCATTAACTGCAATTTGCTTCCAGCATTTGAGTGCTATGATCACTAGTATTTAAAGTGTTGCTACACCAATGAAGGCTAATCCAATTTATCTTGGGTGGATATAATTCTTTTAAACCTTAAGTACTATGAGATGATTATGTTCCTTGAGAACATATTATTGTTCTTCTCCTTTTCTATTATTGTTTAGCGTCTTTGAATTTTTTCAAATGCAGTTGTGGCAAATTTCTTAATTAGCATTGTTCATccacaaaatttttaaaaaataaatatcactTGTTATTATCgggcttttatttttttccatttgaaagcccttttatttttatttatgaataaAATTTACAAGAAATGTTGAGGCATCTGAATGCATAAGGACACTAGCAATAGTCCTTGTGCCAAAATCTCCACCCCAATTCGTTCTTGGCAACGTACAGCGCTGAATACACTATTGACAAAGCATACCAGAGACTCTAATTTATTGCCTTTTGTagactcatcataatatatcatataatCACTTTGAATGAATATTATGTAATTAGAGTAAACTGTTCCTTAAGTTGTATCCTTAACAATAAGTTATAAAATTCATCATAAAGGATATATCACCAGGGATAAAAAAATTAGcctacaaactcataaaccccCCAATCTGCTTAAGTTTGAAAGGGTGAATGACCGCCTTATTTTAACACATCCATTAACCCATGAAACTAATTATTAAGTACTACTTATACTATTTGAAAgcaactttaattttattcatgaaggagcAAAATTTATATTGTATTAATATAAATGTAGAGGCATCTGAATGCACAAGAACACTTAATAGTCCTTGTGCCAGAATATCCGCCTCATTTTATTCTTGGCAACGTACAGCGCTGTATACACTATTGATAAAGCGTACCAGAGACTCTAATTTATTGCCTTTTATATACTCATCACACAAAattaatacatgaagaaatagagttaaaatcaaaatttaaaattaatgaaCTCCAAATCTTAGAACAAAGATATTAAATGTTAATAActtgattaaatttttttaatataaatatagatttaattataaaaaagcATCATTAGAGAAACAAATCAATCAAAAAGGAACAATCTATGTGGAAATAGGCTCAGAAATTAATGATTGAGAATCAATAAGCTTATGACTAAGCTTTCTTAGTTTGATGGTATAATTTTAAATCATCATTGCCTCAACTATCAAAAATTAATAcctaccaaaataaaataatgagtgTTTcgtaaaattttattaaatacttaaacaaattataaaagaaaataaattaaaatctaGTAAAAAAAACACTTGTTTAGCTCAGTAAATCCTAAAAAAGAATCAACCCactctataaaaataaaataaaaactccAATTACTGAAACCATAAGACCTAGAAAATTTTGAGATTGTGGGTAAATTGAAAAATAGATAAATTGGtgagataaaaattaaaaaaattgtcaagtatcagaaataaaaatatctttctCATACACAGCATTTGGCGTACTGTGTCAGAAGGTGTCCTAAGATTATATTGATTTCATCATATACTTGATAATGcacagtaaaaaaaattaataaaatcaaatttaacaaaataaataaaataaaccataaaaaaagatgagaaagaaaataGAGAATGAATCAGAAAGAACGTAGCGAAATAAGGATATGTTTTTGGATCACTTGAAAAATAATTGATCATCACTCTTCCTTATATTCATCACTTTCATTCTCTATATcgatttaaaagaaaatatatacacacacaaatagCATCTAGATcgatataaaaagaaaaagaaaatacgcACACACAAAAATAGCCTCTAtatcaataacaataacaacatatccagtgaaatctggggagggtagagcgTATGCAAACATTACACCTAACTATCACAAATTAATACGATATAAAAGAGTCATACCCTCTATATAAAGAACAATTTGGAATACATTGGCAGCAGCAATAGAAGATAAAAATCACCGTGGTATACTCCATGTACCAGAATTGACAAATTTATAGGAGGTGGTGAATGGAATATGGAGCCCTAATTAGATTAAAACCCATTTTATTAGATGGGTTCCATTACAATTTTGTGCCTCTACCAAGCCCAATTACTACCAGCAAGTCCAAGCCCAATATTAAAAGAGCTCTTTCCTTTTTGCACTGATTATCCTTCAAacgcgctggtctttaatttttgtttcttgtatctgtggtctttgatttttgtcTCTTATATctatggtctttaatttttgtatatgctgctcatttaatgaaaatatctaGATCTGCTTCTGGCCCTTTGATAAGTTGtgatattttgtttttaaactGAACTTTATCTCGCCTACAGCATAGGATTACATAGTGAATTAAGTTGTgcggcataagttgtgtagtatttttcagattttattATGTGTTGAAAGGTTTGCCGTTTTCTGCagaacttgtgagatattatgataCATTTATTAAGTGAAATCTAAACTTATATCGAGCAAAATCTAAAATTATGCACACGAAAAAACCACAAAtttgaggagcaaaaattaaaggcatAAATTTGAGGAACAAAATTtgaagaccaccccaaaatggGGCATTTGTGTGGATGACCCCTCTCCTTTTAACCATTTTACGCACTATATCAATTAGTAAGAATTATATACAAGAATAACATATGTTCTTTTAAAAAGTAACAAAAAAAGCACATTTTATAAGAAGTATGACATTTAAGAAGAACTAAATGCAATAAGAAATTCATTTAAACGTTAGCAGCCCTCAACCcataatccccccccccccccactcccaccccaaataaaaaataacatctcttatagaaaattaaaaaaaaaatcacaaaagtCTACCCtctctaattaaaaaaaagtctcctctctttaattgaaaaaaaaaaaaaaaaaaaaaaaaaacgttccCCTATTTAATGAGGttgtcaaattttatttttatgcggccaactttttcaaaaagaaaacaccaaaaatatatttcaagtaTATTATAAtgtgtaaaaatataatattgcTATGGACCATTCTTAACCATATTAGTAAAACTTAGGCAGGATGGTCAGTTTTCGAGCCTATTACTTTTAGCCATCATTTGAAAAGTAATAGAGAAATATCATATTTTAAATGTAAACAAAAAATCTCTACTTAAAACATATAAAACTTGTAAAGATTTGAACCCCATAAATCTCATTCCTTTGCTTTGGGTTTATAAAAGTTTGGGCCATGAATTGTCCATAGTGTTGGACTAATAAAGAGTTGAACCGCATGAATAGTTTCTTGGTTGTCACTAGTCAATCCTTAGAATTACAGCGACATTTGTTGGAGTTGTTTCGTCACTTTGCTTATAACTACGATTTATGACATAAGAAAatcatcattttatttattaatttcttaaaaatgcGCATCAAATTAATACGTAACAAAGTAGAAAGTTGACTTACGGAGCGAGTAGCTTTAAAATAGTAGCTAATATTTAATAAGCATTAAAGTGACTATTTACTCACTTTCTCCCACTGTATTTTGTAATtggatccaaaaaaaaaattaatttgagtaAAAAACGCCNNNNNNNNNNNNNNNNNNNNNNNNNNNNNNNNNNNNNNNNNNNNNNNNNNNNNNNNNNNNNNNNNNNNNNNNNNNNNNNNNNNNNNNNNNNNNNNNNNNNCAATTGCTTCTCCTCCATACAAGCCTCAAAACTTCAAGAACATTTTGGCtcttaataattttaaaaatttctttgaaaatcttaaatTCTAGGATGAAGGTCGAAATTTGCTTTTGTACTATCTGAAATTGCTCAATTTCTTTAGCAAATCTGCCTCATATTTTTACCTTTAACGGAGTTCCAGCGTGAAATGAGTAGACTTCATGTGTCCAAACTCTTTTGATTATGGTTTAAAACTACCTTCAAATTGAAGCTCAGTTAggggttaagggcaaaaaatgAACTTTAACCTAACCGTGACTCATGAGGGTAATTTTAGACCAAAAGTTTAACTGACATTAGCATAATTTATCTGATGAAGGCACTAGTTTAATTACTGGGTAAACAGTTAGATCTATCTAGATTCTCACCACACAACATAATTTATACcagaagaaaattaaaaattagacTGTTTAAAACAACTTTCAATTGAGAAT
This window harbors:
- the LOC132054791 gene encoding transcription factor bHLH162-like; this encodes MERKYVEKNRRNHMKNLYNHLNSLLPSHVSKETMALPDQIDAAEKYIKSLEMKLEKNKMYLEELKMSSSRKRPKSFNSTNEPNPSTKSTPQIQVHEMGPNMVVVLITSLDNLATFYNIIRLFHEEGVEVVYASFSLNGNSMLQISHETKINRSSTVESKTTTLSEKLKELIYVSSHGNEMESQLHLWDYILESELLGFDDVEFLPIPSQNSNFYSYMQNV